The nucleotide window CCATACTGATCACCGGTGTGCTTGGATACGCGATCAACAAGGGATTCGTCGCCCTTGAGACGAGAGTTCTACACTGGACTGGAAAGTGAAGCGCAGCCAGCCAGTGGAACGACGAGATCGTCAACATCGAAGTCTTGTTACGGTAACTGTACGCCGCGGCGGAATGCGCTGGGAAGACTACATCTGGAACTGCAGGAACAAGGTAGTATACGGTCCCGTGGTGTCGCGCAGGCTGGGCTGGTCTCTGGGCATCAACCTGTTCCCTGTCTCACCGAGAGTGTGCACCTTCGACTGCCTGTACTGCGACTGCGGCGGTGAAAGGCTGTCTCAGCCGGGCTTTGCTGACACAGCCAGGATCACACGCAGCATTGAGCGGGGCCTGGCCATGCACCGCAAGAGAGGAACTACGATAGACTACATCACTCTTGCCGGCAACGGTGAGCCGACCGCGCACCCAGCCTTCCCTGAGATATGCGCCTTTGTGGCACGCATGCGGAACAACTACTTCCCCGACAGGCCCACCGCGGTGTTTACGAATGGGACTATGTTGGGCAACAGCCAAGTCATGTCAGCGGTCCGGGAGTTCGACGAACGCATAGTTAAGTTAGACGCAGGCGATGAGGCGACCTTCCAAATGATCAACAGGCCGACGAACGGCACGAGCTTGAATGCAGTTGCGGACTACGCGGCCAGCGTGCCCGGAATCAAGGTCTCATCCGCAGTCATCTGTTCTGATGTCAACAATGCCGCCTCACTCAGGTCATCTGCATTCATGTCGCTGCTGCGTCGGATCCGCCCCGCAGAAGTGCACCTGTACAGCATTGACTACCCACAGTTCGGGAAGGGCATCCGCCAGGCACGGATGTCCAGCATGCTGTCAATCGGACGTCGTGTCGCAGATCAGGCAAGTGTGCACGTCCGCGTGTTGCAGGCCGTGCGCACATGGAGGAAGTCCCCTTGAATGTGCTGTTGGTGGTGGCCGACTTCCCTCGAGATGTCGGCACGAGGGAGCAGTTCTTGGCCAGGCCATCTGCCCCTGCCATCGGTGTGAACCATCTCGCGACAGTTCTTAGGAAACTTGGACACAATGTTGTCGTGATCGACGCGCTGTTTCACGCGCTCCGCACAGGATTCAGAACCAGAATCGATACCGCCGTCGGTACCACAGAAGTCCTCCGTGAGATGGGGGATGTTGACTGCATCGGCATAAGCATCACATCGCCGACGAGGAGCTACGCGCTCGCCATCGCGCGCGCCGCAAGGGAGCACGCCCCTCACGCTACCATAGTGGCGGGTGGCCCGCATGTGTCGGTGCTCGAGGAGAGGCTGCTCGAGGGGCACCGGGACCTGTACGACTACCTCGTCGTTGGTGAAGGCGATCGAACTCTGCCCGAACTGCTGGATGTGATAGCCGGCAAGAGGAAACCAGCGGAGACGCCAGGCATCGTCTACAGGAGCAGCACCGGCTCGACCTGCAAGACAGCCGCAAGACCTGTGCTCTGTGAGCACAGCCTGAATGACGAGACTCTAGTACCAAATACGGAGTATGCACAGTACCAGTCCTTCTTCGATGGCGGCCGAGTCCCTGCCTTGGCCATGGTAACAGCTAGAGGGTGCCCATATGGATGCACGTTCTGCTACTCGCCGCGGCTCTGGTGCACTTATAGGTGTCAATCACCAGAGCGAGTTCTGTCAGAGATAGACTACTTCAGAACCAACTACGGCATCCGGCACCTTCGTTTCCAGGACGACACATTCACATACAACAGAACCCGGTGCCTGGCGG belongs to candidate division WOR-3 bacterium and includes:
- a CDS encoding B12-binding domain-containing radical SAM protein, which codes for MEEVPLNVLLVVADFPRDVGTREQFLARPSAPAIGVNHLATVLRKLGHNVVVIDALFHALRTGFRTRIDTAVGTTEVLREMGDVDCIGISITSPTRSYALAIARAAREHAPHATIVAGGPHVSVLEERLLEGHRDLYDYLVVGEGDRTLPELLDVIAGKRKPAETPGIVYRSSTGSTCKTAARPVLCEHSLNDETLVPNTEYAQYQSFFDGGRVPALAMVTARGCPYGCTFCYSPRLWCTYRCQSPERVLSEIDYFRTNYGIRHLRFQDDTFTYNRTRCLAVLAGLRSRQYGIDLYAHTRFDCIDEQVIEAYASAGGRSLYFGLESGAADMRRRMGKNGGVTNERIGAVCRAVKKAGIRLGLWVMFGYPGETDDKV